Part of the Plasmodium knowlesi strain H genome assembly, chromosome: 11 genome is shown below.
AAGGATTGGTTTATCACTAAAATGGCTCTTCAATCTgtaagaaaaatgggaaaaaaaaaatatgtatttttttttttttttttttttttcgaaaatatgCGGCACaatgggagaaaaattaatatatataaaaattgccACTTTAAAGGGCGCGTTATAGACAGACATTGcaacacatgtatatacacgtGGATACAGTTCCTCTCCGTGAGCCTCTGCCTTACAGATACTGCTTGTATACAATAAAGAGGAATAGAAAGGGGACGACAAACAGGgggaataatttaaaaatgagaTTTATGTAGAAGTGCTCCCGCGGGTACTTATGAAAGAGGTCGTTCAAGGAGTAACTGTAGTTGCTGTTCGCGTAACGCTAAAGTGGGAAAGTGAAGTGAGGCAAAGTACATTAACAAAAGTGACAACATTAGTGGTGTCATAAAGGAAGGTAATATAATGGATAACCATTCTTTCACACAATTAAGGAGCTGTCCAAATGTGGGGGATAACAGAATGAATACCCCCCCCTGTAGgactccttttcttttaaataatttattcataTGTTACTCTGTTTTGCTCCCTCCTTTCGTTTTCCCTCATTTTACGAACTTCTTCGTAAAAGGCTTTATGAAAATCGGTAAAGTCATCCGAGTAGCTGTAACTTTGATTGTTCTTTGAGTCTTCCGCCTTGTTACCCTTTCCGTAGGAGCTTTCTCCGTAGTGGGATTTTTCTATTGAGAGGAGGACAGCATGAGGTGAACGAAGGTGTGTTTTTCTGCGTACAAGGATATACTTTTCAATACCATATGCTCATGCATCAAGGTTATTATATAGTTCACAATCACAGTGGATTTTATGCCTAAGCGATTAATGGCACTTAAATGTATTATTACGCGCATAGTCGTTATTGTACAGGGCTTGGTAGGCCTCTTGGATTTGCTTAAACTTTGAGGTGGCATCAGGACTTTTATTCAAATCTGGGTGGTAtaatttaactttttttaaataagctTCGCGTATTGTTTTTTTGCAGGCATTTTTAGTTACACCTGTATCGGGCaccccagaaaaaaaaaaaagaaaagaaaaaaggacaaaatgaaatttctTATATGGGATGTAGATATCTTTATTACGTAGGAATAATAACTTGGTAATCTCTGAACAGACGTAGAGACTTTGCAGCGTCTTAATAACACAGGTGTGATGAAATTCCTCTGTTTACACTATAACAATGTGTTGCTAATGATGCCACGTATGGAGAAAGTAATACATTGCTatgtgtcattttttttttttttttttttttcttttttccacttttacctAAAATTTTGtgataattcatttttcacaaattGGGACGGCTCTGAAATTCGTTCTGATGATTCtcatgaagaaataaattcatAGCTGAAAGGAATGCCCCCAAAATAAATTCACTAAGAAATAGCTACTTTTTctattgcattttttaaaaaaaaatttaagctTCCCCTCCTACTTATGGCGCAATATACGCACCACAATGATCAAGCGTTTTTTCATGTGGGCAGATAGGTATGTTGGGGACTACGTGCGAAAGTACATTTTAATACCTACGGCATAAATCCACGCAAGAGAAGgttaaaattatttgttctttattcGCTGGGGGATTCGAAAAGGCGTAAGCATACGtatgcatttatttatttcttataaCTGTTGGCTTtgcccaatttttttttttttttttttttttttttttttttttttttgccagaTCACGCTGCAGGGCTCGCCAGGGAGAAACGGTCTCCATTTTCATTAGGCGTTTTTTCGATGTATATTTACTGATAATTTGTTGTTACCCATAGACAGAGGTGCAAATTTATCTTCATGTTTTGTCCTTAAATTGATATGGCACATGGTGGAAGGGTGTAAGTGCGAATTACGACATGTGTAATTATCTACTTTGTTCGTCAGCGCCCCCTCCAGCATCACCACAGGTCTGCACTTAGGCAAAAGGAACAATAATAAGatccttgtttttttttttttaccttccttttATAATACCTCTAACAAATTTTACGCAGCGATAGATAATTGGGAGCATCTATCCTGTGACCTGAATGGAAGGATCCCCACCCTCAGTGGCTCACACTTTTAAGTGGAAAAAGGCAGAGAAAAGGGGCAAGTCAACCGCGGTGTTTACGTTATGTGTCCGTTTTTGCAGTGTCAAGtttgaacaaataaaaaataaaaaatgcactcAAAAGAATCTGCGCAAAATGCTAAAATGATTTGCTTGCCCAAATGGCGGACAACAAAAATGGCATAACGGAATGAATGTTCTTCACAGTGCGCGGTCGactcacttttttcttttttcttttttttcatggatTGTCAACCCCGATTCGCAAACTATGACTTTACCTTCCTTGTGCACATTTCAAAACGACTTCACAATTATGTCCGTTTTTATACACCAAAATTAGGAGCGAACCTTTTATTCCATCTACCCTGTATGTGCATTTATACAAAATACGTATGTTGAACAATCCTGGGGATGGAAATGCTAATCGCTTGGCAGGGTGAAAGGCTGCGCAGGTAACCAAGTACCACTGAGCAAATAATGTGTATATTCGCTCACGTCTGATTACCTATCTCAATTTGCTCGGGTTTTTGGcgttcccctttccttcgaCGAAAGTAACAATTAAGTTACCGAGCCTTTCTCCCACCTTTGCACTCGCTTGTGAATTTACAGCGTCCTcgttatttttatcttttgtGCACGATAGCTACAGGGCTATGATGCATTTGTGGCGTACATTTACCACACCCCTTCCTTGTGTAAAGGGTGCTGGTGCATGGGGAGAGAGTACATATACGTCCCTTGTTGCATGTGTTTTCCCATGGCACAAGAAATGGGCGTCATAAAATGTTTCACCCGCATATGACAATAAGTCTCgccgtgaaaaaaaaagcatgccCATGGGTATGCATTTATACCCATCGATAGGAACTGCACTTTGGCTATTTTCCTCccatttccccctctttttcacatttttcgcggaaaagaggaaactCGCACTTGGGAGGGGCAAAAAATACTCTTGCGAAGAGCATACCCTTTGTAAGTCACAATTATGCGCAAAATGGGCATGCGCGAAAAATCCGCCGCCTGCCGCTTGCTGAATTTGAATTTGCGGCCGCATCGCATCAGTACATACTCACATTTGtacaccctttttttactACTCTTTAAGACACGAGCGTGGCAGGCACTCGTACTGTAAAGGGCGGATAACCATACATACGCACCGTTACTATGCGCATACATCCGTAGAGAGAGTGAGGCATGAGGCAATTTGTGCCCTCCGCATGTGCACATCCTTGGCTGTAATTATTTTCCCGGCCAGCATGGAACACGCCtgttcattttcctctttttttttttttcttttttttttttttcccatattatgtaaatgtgtatacacgggaaatttattattttatttatttattttttttttgcttcattgTGTATCACTATACAGGATGGTACCGTCCATTGTGACAATTTCACTTTATGCGTAATTTTGCGCCCCGTGCGGGTATGCCCCTGTCGGTTGGgcacccccccaaaaaaaaaaaaaaaaaaaaaaaaaaatatcaagaaGAACGGGGTTCCTCCCGAGGCATACGTACAGATACCCATATGTACGGATACACAAACGTTGGGATAAACAcgcgtacatatacacacatgtacagaTAGACACCCGCAAGTAAAAATTTTAGTTCCCTCCCCATGCATCGTATAAAATGCCAAACTTgttcaaaataaaaaagtcgaaagaagaaaacgtgTCGCAGCCGAAGCTAGTGACAAAAGCCATCATCTCGTCAGATTTCATTAAAAGACTACCGAAATATGAAGACAAAAGGACCATTATTTACTACTGGGGGAAGAGAGTGATCAACGAGAACGACGACACGCCTGAGCATTTGCCAACGATATACACCGAGCTCTGTAACgtgaaaattaaagaaattaGTTGCAACAAATCATGTGCGCTATTTTTGAGCAACACAGGAAATATGTACTCCTTTGGAAAGGGGTTACATGGAGAGTTAGGACAAGGAAATTTAATCGTCTACAGTATCCAACCAACTCTAATCGAATCGGTCAATCACATCAAGCAAATAGCCTGTGGATATAATCACTCCCTCTGTTTGTCTAACGACAATATTCTCTACACATGGGGTCATGGAAATTATAATGGCTTAAAGTGTAACATGGATAAATACGAACCAACCATTTTGAATATAATTGATTATGGTGATGTGATTGAAACTACATTGAACGCCCTGTCACATTTAATTACTGATTACGAAAAgtgtgaaaagaaaaaaaaaatttgcacacaAATTTATGCAAAATATAACCAAAGTATAGCTGTATGTGATTCTAATAGTTCCATGTACATATGGGGAGAAACGTACAATAATTATTTGAAATATGTTCCCACCTTTTTCTACAAATTTGAGTGTAACAAAATTAAGCAAATAGCCATGGGGAAAAATTTCGgcattttgcttcttctgaATGGAGAATTGTACGGATGGGGAGATGGCACATATGGAGAGCTATGCAGACGATCCTTTGATGATGAGGGTGGCTGCTATTTTatataccctgaacccctgaTCCTAAGGGACGCTAACAATAAAAAGTTGCCGAATATAAATAAAGTAAGTGCAGGAGCTAGACATGTGCTCCTAATAACAGAAGATGAACATGTGTGGTCCTTTGGTGATAAAATTTCAGGCCAGTGTGGGATTTCGGGTTTTCAAAATATTGTAACTACACCAAAATTTGTGGAGTTACATGAAAATAATCAAAAGGCCAAAAAGGTTTTCTGTGGAGAAAGGCACTCGGCTTGTATCAACAAGTTTAATCAACTCTACATGTGGGGCCATTCAGCGCATCACAAATTAATCTTTACTGCCAGTTCGGATTTTCTATTAAACCAGAATGTCCAGCCAGGAATTTCCATTCAGTCGGGGCTCAAGCAAAAGTTTAACAAAGCTACCTTAATTTATTCTATGCTGCACCAGAAGGTTACCAATGCTTATTTGGGTGATGACTTCACCATTGTAGTTGTCGGAGGAGAGACGTGCGAACATACCAAGCAAGGTGATCAGTACTCTGATAAGACATTTTACTCCGTACAGGAGGAAAGCGCCTACGTGTCGACGTAGCTCCCACAGAGGTGGTGGGATGGGGCAAGGGTGACATCTACACCAAGGGGAAACAAGCCTACAAGTCCATAAATAATTACACCAGAACGAGTATCCATTTCGAAGCAGTGCATGCATCTTTGCAAAAGAGGAGAATGTAGTTTCCTTCTGTTTGtttgttacttttttattgggggaaaaagggaaggatgGAAGTTCCCTATGTACGGAATTAGCAGCAGCCTCATGCGGGTGTGCATATTCCTAACGATGTTGTTCCTTCtcccgattttttttttttttttttttttgtcaccaCGTGAATCTTCCCACGAGATGTGCACCTGGTAGCtttaaataatttccccttttcatgCACACGCGCTGCTTACTGGGTTGGTGCGTTAGCGTCTCTCCTCCCTACCATTCCACAGCGTGCCCTTCCCGCGTGTCAACGTCTGGTGGGTTAATTAGTTAATTGTTTCGCTCGAAATGGCCTTTTTAATTGTATATTTGTTGTCCACGTTGCCCATTTCTTGTGGTTAATTTACTTTCTAAATGTGGAATGAGCGTAACACGGgcgtttgtttttgtttttcctgcGCATGCTTAATGGCGCGTTTATGTagagcttttttttttttaacgtattttttatcatgtattttttatgacttttttgtaaagttttttccttcaaacgCGTGAACACTAAATTCGTAGCTAGCGATAGCCACATTTAATGAAgcacacgtaaaaaaaaaaaaaaaaaaaaaaaaaaaaaaaaaaaaaaatcactgcCCATTTTTCGCTAGCACACATTTCTGCAAATGCAGCGTGTGCAATTTTCCCCGCACAGCTTGTCCCTTTTAGTAAAGTTGAAAGTACAGAATGATTTTAGCTCACTTCAATTAGAGGGAGGATGAAATTATAGCTCGCTAAATTATCATTTAAGATGGCTTTGCAAAGGTGAAAGTCAATAAAAGTTTGTGCGCAGGGGATACTACCCCATTTGCACACCCTTAAACGATCGTCTCGTAATTCTGCACTTGTCTCTTAAAATGAACTATCGAGAACAAAGTCAAAATGGTTTCAATATAAGTTTCCAGGAACGAAAAGGAGTTTATAATTATACAATTCAATAGCAGCCATTTTGCGGCGGACGTATGGCATCTTTCCTTCATATGCACATCCGTTGAGTCCATGATTTTCCCCGACGTAATCacagagaaataaaatatgcaaaagTTCGTAGCAACCTTAAGGATACATAACGTTATTGTCAAAATGGTTGATACGATAATTTCATCTTCGCTCAcaatttcttctccctttattagcataaaaaaaaagtcaataAAAAAGCTCGAAACTGAAaagtgcgaaaaaaaaaaaaaaaaaaaaaaaaaaaaaagttacatatCAGCTGGGTATACCTGGCAACGCACACGCTGCTTTGTCGTGTgcgaagacaaaaaaaaaaaaaaaaattacccaaATTTGCCGCGGTACaaaaaaggatggaaaaTGATTCAAAGCATTCTTGGCGCAGAATTATGGAGAAAAAGCACGAGAAGGTGAAGACATATAGCAAGAATATGTctatgtagaaaaaaatgaaccaaaTGTATCTAAGGGGCGTTTTGTACAGCGGAGTCGGCCCGCTGATTTTTCTTCGAAATAGCGATCCtcgaattttttcattcaacCCTGTAAGTTTGCTCATGCGTATACACATTATTTTGgtccccgttttttttttttacacacacTGCTCGGTTGGTACCGCCTTGCCCGATGTCCCCTCCTATTGGGGATGTGGCTTCTTATAGGGACGCTAATTCCAATATCAATGCCACTGCTCACCCTCTGCGTGCCCACAGGGAGtggtgttttaaaaaaaaaagtggcaaaaATGGTCTGTAGAATGGATGAAGACGCACCCGAGTTACTTTTAGCATAATTGCCggtaaaggaaaatgctACATATGTTATCTGCTgaagaaaacataaaaaatgtagcgCATGTTCAGTCGTTGCAGAGCAATGATGGAGGgataattaaaatttaaaaaaagccCTAaacaaatggtaaaaaaagaggttataaaaaaatggtgaaaaggTGGGATAAacaaatgattaaaaaagTGGTAATATTTATAAGTGGATAAACACATAAATACGTGTGTGCAATGAGGTGACGAGGGGGATAGACGTACGTCGATATTTGCCTTCTTCAAATGAGGAAGTCATGGAACTGTcttccataaaaaaaaaaaaaaaaaaatcattgcTCAAAAGTGTGCACATTGGGTGATATAACATGATAAGGACAAACATAAAACAACATTGTGCACACATTTATATGTGCTTATATGATCAAATGAAGAATCATCAGGAGGGGGGTATGGAAATTAATTATGAAGGCTCATTTCTTCATGTTGATTATGCACAActgaaaaaatgcaaagtgggtataaaaaaaaaaataccacaaATTGTGCTTTACgcattaattattttttttacactaaTATAAAAGGTACTTGTCCAGACGCATTTAATTCGAGTACCAACAGCATGAGCTTCCGTTCGAAAAGGTAAACAAATTGTgaaggttttttttctgtgaaatGTTCCTTATTAGAGGCATTCTGATAAGATGGCTTTactccacaaaaaaaaataaagaaaaaaaaaaaaaaaggaagaattggTACGTtcgtcttttctttttttttttttcgccccaTTTATGTTGCCCCAAATTGGTATTCCCCACgaataccttttttttccctctcgcGCGTTGTTGGCCTGGCCTACGctccaaaaaatattttctacttttGGAGATTCCCCCCGGCTGATGCATATTGTCAGGGGTCACGCCCCCCGCGGGTTAATCTTCACACAGAGATCATCTCATCACGCTTGTGCGTCTGCAGGCCATATGGTACAGGTACACAGGGACGATATAAATCGACGCTAAGAATAGATGCTTGAGGAAATTCAAATGAGAAGGTAGTGAACCCACACACGATATGGCACCCCCCGTAAAACTGTGCTTCCTCCTTCAATCTGTGTCCAAACCGTAGTAGCCTTTCCCATCGTAGGTATCAAAATTGTCCTCATAACAGCCTTCATTATCCATGTAGCACAGCTCATCATACTTAGTTTTGCAGAAAATCTCCCATGGAGTGGAGTGGGGGAATTCCGTCTCGATTTGCAATTCCTTGTAGACATCCCTGCTCTCCCAAGCTAATAACTTGGACAAGCTAACCAAGCAGCCGAAAAATCTCGCGGCAtatttcttattccttttaaaatCGGACAGAgtaaaatttccttcattctttGGCTGAATGGCATCATTCATCTGGCATAACCAATCTTCAAATTTGGGTTCTTCTAAATAATGTGACTTTAATCTCTCCATTtgaatgttaaaaaaaacttgAATTTCATGGTCCCTAATAACACAATCAGCGTCCAAGTCAATTAATTT
Proteins encoded:
- a CDS encoding DnaJ protein, putative; amino-acid sequence: MNYHKILGVTKNACKKTIREAYLKKVKLYHPDLNKSPDATSKFKQIQEAYQALYNNDYAQKSHYGESSYGKGNKAEDSKNNQSYSYSDDFTDFHKAFYEEVRKMRENERREQNRRYANSNYSYSLNDLFHKYPREHFYINLIFKLFPLFVVPFLFLFIVYKQYLLKSHFSDKPILIYDAYGRAFLIDSHGRKFRAAEFDKY
- a CDS encoding regulator of chromosome condensation, putative, which produces MPNLFKIKKSKEENVSQPKLVTKAIISSDFIKRLPKYEDKRTIIYYWGKRVINENDDTPEHLPTIYTELCNVKIKEISCNKSCALFLSNTGNMYSFGKGLHGELGQGNLIVYSIQPTLIESVNHIKQIACGYNHSLCLSNDNILYTWGHGNYNGLKCNMDKYEPTILNIIDYGDVIETTLNALSHLITDYEKCEKKKKICTQIYAKYNQSIAVCDSNSSMYIWGETYNNYLKYVPTFFYKFECNKIKQIAMGKNFGILLLLNGELYGWGDGTYGELCRRSFDDEGGCYFIYPEPLILRDANNKKLPNINKVSAGARHVLLITEDEHVWSFGDKISGQCGISGFQNIVTTPKFVELHENNQKAKKVFCGERHSACINKFNQLYMWGHSAHHKLIFTASSDFLLNQNVQPGISIQSGLKQKFNKATLIYSMLHQKVTNAYLGDDFTIVVVGGETCEHTKQGDQYSDKTFYSVQEESAYVST